The following are encoded in a window of Primulina eburnea isolate SZY01 chromosome 4, ASM2296580v1, whole genome shotgun sequence genomic DNA:
- the LOC140829202 gene encoding uncharacterized protein: MNKNQLPPGLVSNLQDVLSNRKKASGNDDDNESSEPSKRGDDSANPSSSGNGGDDDDNDAGSKPVILLTNSDGVESPGLRSLIDSLVRVGLYSVHVCAPQSDKSTSGHALSSKDTLEVASAEVDGAVAYEISGTPADCVSLALSGALFSWSKPLLVISGINKGSSCGHHVFHSGVVAGAREAIMNDVPSISISLNWKNDVSQENDFMDAVSVCLPIINAAIRDIEKGVFVKGFSLSLEIPTSPLENKGFKVTKRSFSRSTLSWKAISATRNQAASRFMGGPPGLGVQFAQLGRDASAAGAARRLTTQKKNLEVVESVGAAGKSDSKRTVKYFQLEMHEKQLQEESEDIDFKAVENGFVVVTPFTVSTHSDSDTLTTASDWIYSALQAGQ, from the exons ATGAACAAGAACCAGCTGCCACCTGGGTTGGTGTCCAATCTCCAGGACGTACTCTCCAACCGGAAAAAAGCGAGTGGGAACGATGATGACAATGAATCGTCGGAGCCCAGTAAACGTGGCGATGATTCGGCTAATCCTTCTTCTTCTGGTAATGGAGGCGATGACGATGATAATGATGCTGGGTCAAAGCCTGTCATATTGCTCACCAACAGCGATGGTGTTGAATCCCCGGGTCTTCGCTCTTTGATTGATTCCCTTGTTCGTGTGGGATTGTACAGTGTTCATGTTTGCGCTCCGCAGTC GGACAAATCTACGTCAGGGCATGCCTTGTCCTCGAAGGATACACTCGAGGTGGCGTCGGCTGAAGTTGATGGTGCCGTTGCTTATGAAATTTCTG GGACTCCTGCGGATTGTGTATCATTAGCGCTATCTGGTGCACTATTTTCATGGTCCAAGCCTCTGTTG GTGATAAGTGGCATTAACAAAGGCTCCAGCTGTGGTCACCACGT GTTTCATTCTGGTGTTGTTGCTGGAGCTAGGGAGGCAATAATGAATGATGTTCCGTCCATTTCAATATCCCTTAACTG GAAAAATGATGTGAGTCAAGAAAATGACTTCATGGATGCGGTCTCTGTGTGCTTACCGATAATAAATGCAGCAATCCGAGACATAGAGAAGGGGGTTTTTGTTAAAGGTTTCTCATTGAGCTTGGAAATCCCAACATCGCCGCTTGAAAACAAG GGATTCAAGGTTACAAAGAGAAGTTTTTCGAGGTCTACTCTTAGCTGGAAAGCCATTTCAGCCACCAGGAATCAGGCTGCTTCACGCTTCATGGGTGGTCCACCAGGTCTTGGCGTGCAGTTTGCACAGCTCGGTCGTGATGCTTCTGCTGCT GGTGCTGCTCGCCGTTTGACCACCCAAAAAAAGAATCTTGAGGTTGTTGAATCAGTTGGTGCTGCAGGGAAATCTGATTCTAAAAGGACAGTGAAATATTTTCAGCTAGAG ATGCATGAAAAACAGCTGCAAGAAGAAAGCGAGGATATAGATTTCAAAGCAGTTGAAAATGGTTTT GTTGTGGTGACTCCATTTACCGTTTCGACGCATTCAGATTCAGACACCTTAACCACTGCTTCGGACTGGATTTATTCAGCTCTTCAAGCTGGACAATAA